The genomic segment ACTGTGGGCAAGCACTGTGAAGCCATTTGGCTCCTTATCAACACTTATATTATGGCTTTCCCAGGCAGTGAACTCTGCCCCTATTCCTCTTAGTATTGTGTCTTCATTATCGATACGTATCCTAACACCCCCGAATTCAGGTGTTTTATTACCTAGGATGCCGCCGAACTCATATGCAATTAATTGATGACCTAGACATATGCCTAAAATCGGCCCTGGGAATTCTAAGGCGTATTGAGGCGCATTACCTAACTTAGGTATGTCCGCTGGAATGTTCCATGACCCACCACTGATTATTAGGCAGTTGAGTTCCCTTGAAAGTACTTGTACTGGTTCATTGGGGTTAATGAACTTGGCTTGAAAGCCTAAGTCCTCTAACCTACGTTTAATCAAATGATTATATTGGCCGCCGAAATTAACAACACCTATTACACCCATTTAATGTTAACGCAATAAATTAGGATTTAAACTTAACGCTGAGCTGGGGCAATGGGCTGTGCAGTTGCCTTCTCCCTAACCATTGATAACACTTGCTCAGGCCTATTATAGTATAACTCCACCATTCTCGCCACTTTATCGAAGTCCTTAATACCGTTATCAACCATCCACCTAACTATGGATGCCCTGGTCTTAATATCCTCAATAACATCACTTGGCCTAACACCCCTCTCCTCCGCAATATCCCTGACTAAAACACTTCTATCTAGGTATGATTCATGCCTATCCAGTACTGGATTCCACTTGAACACTGTTATGAACTTAACATCCCCATTATCCAGTACGGGTTCACCTATCTCAATAACCCTCCTCACGACTCTTTCACGACCATCCTTAATCATCCTTATCCTCCTAATCATTACGAAGATATTCATTGAGGGTATGTAGGCTGCGGGTATATTCATTGGCGGACTCATCAACCTATTCTTGGCTGCATCAAAGTTCTCAGCGTGCATTGTTGATATGCCACCGTGGCCTGTTGAGACTGCTTGGAAAAGCACATAGGCCTCCTCACCCCTAACCTCACCCACTATTAGGTAGTCAGGCCTCATCCTTAAGGTTGCCTTAACCAAGTCAAACATGGTTATTTCAGAGGTCTTCTGGGGACCGAAGGAGAGCCTTGGAACTAGCCTAATCCAATTCTGGTGAGGTAACTTAACTTCGGGTACCTCCTCAACAGTTATTATCTTCATGTTAGGCCTAATGAAGGTTGCCATTGCGTTCAGGAACGTTGTCTTACCGGCACCGGTTACTCCTATCACCATGAATGACTTATGGTAATCCATCATCGTCCAGAAGTAGCCAGCTATATCGGGGCTAATCATACCATTAGTGACCAATTCAGTGAAGGTGAATGGGTTTGACCTAAACTTCCTTATGGTGAAAGTTGAGCCACTGGGTGAGACCTCACGCCTATAGGTTACCGCAATCCTTGAGCCGTCGGGAAGCTGGGCATCAACTATTGGTGTTGCGACTGATACATGCCTATCAGCCATATGTATCAACTTAACGACTAAGTCATCAATAGCCTCATCACTAAGGGGGACTATGTTTGTTGGTATGCTTTCGTAATCCTTATGGTAAACGTATATCGGCTTCCCAACCCCATCAGCTGAAATATCCTCAATATTCTCATCCCTCATGAGGGGGTCAATTGGGCCAAAGCCCAGTAGATCACGTTCAAGGTAGTAGGCTAGGGTTGATTGAGCATTGGGGGATAGTCTAAGATACCTCCTGTACTTACGTATCAATTCCCTAACCTTATTAGCTAAAAACTGCCTAACTGAATTAACGTCACCTATCTGTTCAGGTGGGGGTAATTCACTCATTATTATCCTTAGTAAATTACCGTAAACCCTCTTCTCACTTGTGGTTAAGGCGACCTCATCAACGTAGTACATTATTGAACCAGTCTCAGTGTTCTCCATTATGTTAACGTAGGCGTAAGGCTCATTAACAGGGTACCTTTCAATCAACCTATACTGACCCTTAACATCAATCATTCTCTCAAATCCTAAGCTAATGCTAGACATACTGCACCTAATACTCCATATAGGAGTATTAATATTTTACTACTATTACCCTAGAATCCACAGCTGGGTAAACCCCAGTGCTTAAGAGCATTTAGCGTTTATTCAATGCCTTTAAAGGGTGATTCAAGTCTGTTTCTAAGGCAGGCTAATCACTTAGCGTTGGTTCGGAGTTATTAGGGAATAATTTTATTAACTAAGCTTAAGCCAAGCCCATGAATTTGAAATGCCCGGGGAAGGCGTTAGAGTTAGGTTACTTGCGGTATTATCGTCCGTAGTATCACTGCTAGCTAACCTAGTCTTCTCACTGCTTGTTACTAGGAAACTTGCAACATTCTCCCTGGGTGTGCTTAATGTTGTTAATGGTGCTATTATAATGGGTCTCATAATTCAGACCATAGTATCATTCATGGCCACCAGGGTCACTGCTAGGGATGGTAAACCAAGCGTATACATGATGACGCTATACTTATTGTCAGGTATACTGGGTTCAATAATAGCCTTACTCTATGTTACTGGAGTCTCCTGGAGGTTTAGGCAAATATACGTTGAGGTAGCTTACTTAACAATGGCGTCAACCTTCGCCAGTTATCTGCAGGGTTACGTAACCAGTGTGCTAACTGTTGTTGATAGGGTTAGGCTTCAGGGGGTGAGTTTAGTTACTTCAATAATTAAACTACTCTTAATAATCTACATAATGTACAGTGGATGGAGCCTATTCTCCGTCCTAGTATCATCAATAGTAATAACCCTATCGGCAGCAGTCTACGGTTTAACGACAGTGTTAACGAGACTTAGTAGGATCGGGTCACTGGGTAGGTACTTTAGGGAAACTGTTGCTGCATCATGGGTACCTTTGATTGGTTACGGTGCAGGGAATTTGAGGAGCATGGACTCAATGATAATAGGGTACGTGGGCGGCATCTTGGATAATGCAATGTGGCAGGTACTTAATGTTCAAGGTAAGGCACTTGGATTAGCAGGAAGCATAATTAACGTCACATACGGTGAATTACTGAGTGGTAAGGATCTTGAGAGGAGGTTCTACATTGACCTACTCATACTACTCAACATAACCATTATGGTTGCCCTCTTCCTAGTATTCTATGAACCATACATTGTCTACTTCCTTAGGCCCCAGGACTACTCATTCATACAATACCTCAGGATACCAGTTATACTGCTTACGGTTTCAAGCATAACCTCAATAATTAATCAATACTACTCCTGGATAATGCAGGGGATAGATAGGGTGGACTTCAATGGTGAAGTAACGTTTAAAACATATGTAGGTAGCTTAGTCTTCCATGCGCACTTCGCTGAATTCATACTAACGGTAGTCTACATAGCCTCAATATACCCATTAATACTCCTGGCGGAGGTGGTTAAGTTACCATCACCAGTGATAAGTGGTGTATTGTTGGCGTCAATATTAGCAACACTAATTAGCCTAATGTATAGGTTTATTCACCTTGAGTCTAGGCGTAGGCTTAAGGTACCGGTTAAGTCAATAATCCTAGACATAATTGCACCAGCGTTATTAGCGGCATTAGTAACCTACTTGGAGTCAACATTAATGCTTACTAAATACCCACCCATTAAGGGGGCTATTGGTGAATTAATTAGGATCGCAATTGGCGCTATTTTAACGACTGCAACATACCTAGCAGTATCACTGACTGTGTCTGGGAGGATTAGAAGCCTTTTCACAGTGTTGCTTAAGTATATTGTTAAATCCAGCTTAAACACTGTGAATCACCTAAGCCCTGGTGGATAAGGCTTACATTTGGGTTTCGTGTTTTTGGAGGAAAGCTTTTTAAGGAGCTTAAAAAGCTTTTAAAGGATTAGGATGCCGAAGGAACCTGTATACAGGATTGAGAACATAGTGGCCACAGTGAACCTGGGTGTTGACCTAGATCTAGAGAGGCTTGCGGAAGTCCTACCTGCGGCAGAGTATAACCCGGATCAATTCCCCGGCTTAATACTTAGGTTCCAGAGGCCTAAGATATCGGCCTTAATATTCAGGACGGGTAAAATGGTTTGCACAGGGGCTAAGAGTGAGGATGAGTTGAAGAGGGCTGTTAAGTACCTTGTTAAGACCCTCAACCAGCGTGGTGCACAGATTCAGAATGATTCAGATATTCAGGTTCAGAACATTGTTGCCTCAGGTAATTTACACGCTGAGGTTAATATTGAGAAGGCTGCGTTACTACTTGAGAACTCAATGTATGAGCCTGAGCAGTTCCCAGGATTAATATATAGGATGAGTGACCCTAAGGTAGTCATATTAGTGTTCAGTTCAGGTAAGATAGTTTGCACGGGAGCTAAGAAGGAGGCTGATGTAGCTGT from the Caldivirga maquilingensis IC-167 genome contains:
- a CDS encoding GMP synthase subunit A; its protein translation is MGVIGVVNFGGQYNHLIKRRLEDLGFQAKFINPNEPVQVLSRELNCLIISGGSWNIPADIPKLGNAPQYALEFPGPILGICLGHQLIAYEFGGILGNKTPEFGGVRIRIDNEDTILRGIGAEFTAWESHNISVDKEPNGFTVLAHSDLVRVQAMANPRIGRYSVQFHPEVKHTEFGDIILRNFAELCS
- a CDS encoding type II/IV secretion system ATPase subunit — protein: MSSISLGFERMIDVKGQYRLIERYPVNEPYAYVNIMENTETGSIMYYVDEVALTTSEKRVYGNLLRIIMSELPPPEQIGDVNSVRQFLANKVRELIRKYRRYLRLSPNAQSTLAYYLERDLLGFGPIDPLMRDENIEDISADGVGKPIYVYHKDYESIPTNIVPLSDEAIDDLVVKLIHMADRHVSVATPIVDAQLPDGSRIAVTYRREVSPSGSTFTIRKFRSNPFTFTELVTNGMISPDIAGYFWTMMDYHKSFMVIGVTGAGKTTFLNAMATFIRPNMKIITVEEVPEVKLPHQNWIRLVPRLSFGPQKTSEITMFDLVKATLRMRPDYLIVGEVRGEEAYVLFQAVSTGHGGISTMHAENFDAAKNRLMSPPMNIPAAYIPSMNIFVMIRRIRMIKDGRERVVRRVIEIGEPVLDNGDVKFITVFKWNPVLDRHESYLDRSVLVRDIAEERGVRPSDVIEDIKTRASIVRWMVDNGIKDFDKVARMVELYYNRPEQVLSMVREKATAQPIAPAQR
- a CDS encoding TATA-box-binding protein, which codes for MPKEPVYRIENIVATVNLGVDLDLERLAEVLPAAEYNPDQFPGLILRFQRPKISALIFRTGKMVCTGAKSEDELKRAVKYLVKTLNQRGAQIQNDSDIQVQNIVASGNLHAEVNIEKAALLLENSMYEPEQFPGLIYRMSDPKVVILVFSSGKIVCTGAKKEADVAVAVRKLYDKLKEINALYVIEEESAYEET